From a single Calothrix sp. NIES-2098 genomic region:
- a CDS encoding FeoA protein, whose protein sequence is MNALSTVKIGQPQTVVCLQTQDDRILQKLMAFGILPGSNLVLEQRFPSYIITIGRTRTALDRETAQSIFVESC, encoded by the coding sequence ATGAACGCCTTATCAACGGTCAAAATCGGTCAACCGCAAACGGTAGTTTGTTTGCAAACTCAAGATGATAGGATTTTGCAAAAGCTGATGGCGTTCGGCATTTTACCAGGCAGCAATTTAGTCCTAGAACAACGCTTTCCATCCTACATCATCACGATCGGTAGAACCCGCACCGCTTTAGATCGAGAAACAGCGCAAAGTATTTTTGTAGAATCGTGCTGA
- a CDS encoding iron(II) transporter produces MIRQVIYPEPIEGAIAQLELWWQTLGNRYLFQDYSLSPRSLALLLLQKDPGLWQILQQDEEQCRHLEVLIAVTQNQLKQPIGLAIANTRQSQAHAIERAVLQETKQTRSPLTETLHQLTVSPITGFPILVFILYYGVYKFVGEFGAGELVDRIETFFETQINPFVNQVTAQVIPWRPIQDLIAHDYGIITLGIRYATAIVLPVVATYFLMFSLLEDSGYLPRLSLMLDRLFKSVGLSGRAVIPIVLGFGCDTMATIVTRTLETKRERLIATFLLSLAIPCAAQWGVIVGLLAQKPAGLLFWGGFISAIFIVVGYLTAKLLPGNSGRFYMEVPPLRLPKLRNILTKTWVRMKWYFIEVLPLFIWASVLIWVGRLTGLFDIIIRAIEPLISMLGMPTQAAPIFLYGFFRRDYGAAGLFDLQQQGILTGNQLVVAAIVLTLFLPCIAQLQMLIKERGTQTTIAIVLFIFPFAFLMGYLVNLGLTLFGVNF; encoded by the coding sequence ATGATCAGACAAGTTATTTATCCAGAACCGATTGAAGGCGCGATCGCACAATTGGAATTGTGGTGGCAAACATTAGGCAATCGCTATTTATTTCAAGATTACTCACTCTCACCCCGTAGTCTAGCTTTATTGCTATTACAGAAAGACCCCGGATTATGGCAAATCTTGCAACAGGATGAAGAACAGTGCCGTCATCTGGAAGTATTGATTGCTGTCACGCAAAATCAACTCAAACAACCGATTGGATTAGCGATCGCGAATACTCGTCAAAGTCAGGCTCATGCTATAGAAAGAGCAGTTTTGCAGGAAACCAAACAAACGCGATCGCCACTTACAGAAACACTGCATCAACTCACCGTTAGCCCGATTACAGGATTCCCCATCTTGGTATTCATCCTTTACTACGGAGTTTACAAATTTGTTGGTGAATTTGGAGCAGGAGAACTGGTCGATCGCATCGAAACCTTTTTTGAAACACAAATCAATCCATTTGTCAACCAAGTCACTGCTCAAGTTATTCCCTGGCGACCAATTCAAGATTTGATTGCTCATGACTATGGCATCATCACCTTGGGAATTCGTTACGCTACAGCGATCGTCTTACCTGTAGTCGCTACTTACTTCTTGATGTTCTCATTGCTAGAAGATAGCGGCTACCTCCCACGTCTGTCTTTAATGCTGGATCGCTTATTCAAATCCGTGGGTTTATCTGGTCGCGCAGTCATTCCAATAGTATTAGGCTTTGGGTGTGACACAATGGCAACGATTGTCACCCGTACCTTAGAAACCAAACGAGAAAGGTTAATTGCCACCTTTTTGCTATCCCTAGCTATTCCCTGTGCAGCGCAGTGGGGCGTGATTGTCGGACTATTGGCGCAAAAACCAGCTGGCTTATTATTTTGGGGAGGTTTTATTTCTGCCATCTTCATCGTAGTGGGCTATCTTACCGCCAAATTATTACCAGGTAATTCAGGCAGATTTTACATGGAAGTTCCGCCTTTACGTCTGCCCAAATTGCGGAACATCCTAACTAAAACCTGGGTGCGGATGAAGTGGTATTTTATAGAAGTATTACCGTTGTTTATCTGGGCATCAGTTTTAATTTGGGTAGGAAGATTAACCGGATTATTTGACATAATTATTCGGGCAATTGAACCTCTTATTTCAATGTTAGGAATGCCAACACAAGCAGCACCAATATTCCTTTATGGCTTTTTTAGAAGAGATTATGGTGCAGCCGGACTATTTGATTTACAGCAACAAGGTATCTTGACAGGTAATCAGCTAGTCGTAGCGGCGATTGTCTTGACTTTGTTCTTACCCTGTATCGCCCAATTACAAATGCTGATTAAGGAACGCGGAACTCAAACTACTATAGCGATCGTGTTATTTATTTTCCCCTTTGCTTTTTTGATGGGATATCTTGTCAACCTCGGCTTAACTTTATTTGGAGTAAACTTTTAA
- a CDS encoding two-component hybrid sensor and regulator translates to MATANSTPIIPGYQINSQLYAGSRTKVYRAIRESDRLPVVIKLLTSEYPSFNELLQFRHQYTIGKNINIAGIIHPLSLETYGNGYILVMADKGEISLREYIKTSNISLLEVLNIAIQLAEIIHNLHENRIIHKDIKPANILINPESKQIQIIDFSIASLLPKETQEIKNPNVLEGTLAYISPEQTGRMNRGIDYRSDYYSLGVTLYEMLTGELPFNCEDPMELVHCHLAKMPPPLKGRSKEIPKVLGDIVMKLMAKNAEDRYQSALGLKHDLELCLAQLQNTGTIKDFEIGQWDVCDRFLIPEKLYGREAEVSTLLQAFERVTRGTSEIMLVAGFSGIGKTAVVNEVHKPITRQQGYFIKGKFDQFNRNIPLSAFVQALRDLIAQLLSESDAQLVEWRNQILQVVGDNGQVLIEVIPELEQVIGKQPPAPELSGTAVQNRFNLLFQNFIAVFTTKEHPLVMFLDDLQWADLASLQLIKLLMEDQNYLLLLGAYRDNEVSAAHPFISTVEELKKAGKAVNTVTLAPLSLSDINQLVADTLHCPTERSRPLTELINRKTQGNPFFITQFLKALYEDKQIKFDRQQGYWECDFAQVNALSVTDDVVEFMATQLQKLPLDSQSILKLAACIGNSFDLTTLAVVSQQSPQTVADALWQVLQEGLILPQSQVYKFYLRDEQEVQTNNIENVAYRFLHDRVQQAAYCLIPEDQKQATHLAIGQLLHANTPKTQLDSYIFDIVNHLNIGIDVITQPEKKLELAQLNLLAGRKAKAATAYNAAVKYCTQGIDLLSVDAWREHYQLTLNLHNERLEAACLNTDFDQLAAWGEVVLQSATSLLDSIKVYEVRMMAFRSQGQFAKAVETGLQGLKLLGVEFPDPPTTTDISTAAQQTKQLWMGRTPISLLDLPVMSDPHQLAAMQIMTTLVSPAYIAKPALLPLLISKQVEMAIQFGNSSIAIFSYADYAVILCGLMGDIDAGYEFGKLALKLLEQYQTNALKSRAYFIVNSFIRHWKEQLNHSIPCLLEGYQSGLETGDWECVALNLDAYSQYSYWSGRELNGLAEEMENYRQVISQVKQEATLKYLECYQQVILNLLGQAEVPYYLQGKVFNVAQILPSLQATSNRTGLFYLHLNQAVLCYLFGEYATASQQAALAEQYSNAVIGYFVVVVRVFYDALIHLANYTDANPEEQLAILERINTHQEKLQNWANYAPFNHQHRWQLVAAERYRVLGKFAEAMEYYDLAIAQAKTHGYVQDEALSNELAAKFYLSWGRQKVAATYMQEAYYCYARWGAKAKTEDLENRYPDLLRIILQQRIQPLQMLETLSSSFSPTISVHSSTNLSRSSSTDISSFDFAAILKASQAISGTIQLDELLHKLTQIILQHSGGDRCALILPDSRGQWLVRAIATPETTELCAEPLEGNPNLPLKLIQYVKNTQEMVMIDELKTNLPVIDEYLRQRQPKSLLCLPILNQGHIIGILYLKNRSTSSVFTSDRILILNFLCTQAAISLENARLYQDSQIYAQQLEQKSQELQQALQELQQAQLQMIQHEKMSALGNLVAGVAHEMNNPLGFISASLQQAKPTLADITEHLKLYQKALPNPDTEILDRAEEIDLEYSLEDLPKMLDAMVMASERLKNISTSLRTFSRADKDYKVPFNINEGIDSTILILKHRLKANEHRPEILVVTKYDNFQPIECFPGQLNQVFMNILANAIDALDESSIGKSFEEIKLKPHKIIVKTAIEDHTLKISIADNGPGISEEVKARIFDHLFTTKAVGKGTGLGLAIAQQIVEEKHGGQISVHSVLGEGTEFVIYLPITDSKKQLIIRNS, encoded by the coding sequence ATGGCGACCGCGAACTCTACTCCTATCATTCCGGGATATCAAATTAACTCTCAACTGTATGCTGGCTCCAGAACCAAAGTATATCGAGCTATCCGCGAATCAGATCGACTTCCAGTTGTCATTAAACTTCTAACCTCAGAGTATCCTAGCTTTAACGAATTACTACAATTTCGCCATCAGTATACGATCGGTAAAAATATTAACATTGCTGGAATTATTCATCCCTTATCGCTAGAAACCTATGGCAATGGCTATATTTTGGTGATGGCAGATAAAGGAGAAATTTCTTTAAGAGAATACATTAAAACCTCAAATATATCTTTATTAGAAGTCTTAAATATTGCTATTCAACTAGCTGAGATTATTCATAATTTACACGAAAATCGCATTATCCATAAAGATATTAAACCAGCAAATATTCTGATTAATCCTGAGTCTAAGCAAATTCAAATCATTGACTTTAGTATTGCTTCTTTACTACCTAAAGAAACCCAAGAAATTAAAAATCCAAATGTTTTAGAAGGAACTCTCGCTTATATTTCTCCAGAACAAACAGGCAGGATGAACCGCGGTATTGACTACCGCAGCGATTATTATTCTCTGGGTGTCACATTGTATGAAATGTTAACTGGAGAGTTACCATTTAATTGTGAAGACCCAATGGAGTTGGTGCATTGTCATCTGGCGAAAATGCCACCGCCACTAAAAGGTAGAAGCAAAGAAATACCAAAAGTCTTAGGCGATATCGTCATGAAGTTAATGGCGAAAAATGCCGAAGATAGATATCAAAGTGCCTTGGGGTTAAAGCACGATCTAGAACTTTGTTTAGCCCAACTCCAAAATACAGGAACAATTAAAGATTTTGAAATCGGTCAGTGGGATGTGTGCGATCGCTTCCTGATCCCAGAAAAATTGTATGGTAGAGAAGCAGAAGTTAGCACTTTGCTGCAAGCATTTGAGCGTGTTACTCGCGGCACATCAGAAATCATGCTAGTTGCGGGGTTTTCTGGGATTGGTAAAACGGCTGTGGTGAATGAAGTCCACAAACCCATTACTCGTCAGCAGGGTTATTTCATCAAAGGTAAGTTTGACCAATTCAATCGCAATATTCCCTTATCGGCTTTTGTGCAAGCTTTACGCGATCTAATCGCACAATTGTTGTCAGAATCAGACGCACAATTAGTAGAATGGCGCAATCAAATTTTGCAAGTTGTCGGAGACAACGGACAAGTTTTGATTGAGGTAATTCCCGAATTAGAACAGGTAATTGGTAAACAACCGCCTGCACCAGAACTATCAGGCACAGCGGTGCAAAATCGGTTTAATTTACTGTTTCAAAACTTTATTGCAGTGTTCACCACTAAGGAACATCCTCTGGTGATGTTTTTGGATGATTTACAATGGGCAGATTTAGCTTCGCTACAGTTAATTAAACTGCTAATGGAAGACCAAAACTATCTGCTGTTGTTGGGTGCTTATCGAGATAATGAAGTGTCAGCCGCACATCCATTTATATCAACGGTGGAAGAACTCAAGAAAGCAGGTAAGGCTGTTAATACTGTTACTCTGGCACCCCTTTCTTTGAGCGATATCAATCAGTTAGTTGCTGATACTTTGCATTGTCCAACTGAGCGATCGCGTCCATTAACAGAATTAATCAATCGCAAAACTCAAGGCAATCCCTTTTTTATCACGCAGTTTCTCAAAGCTTTATACGAAGATAAACAAATTAAATTCGATCGCCAGCAAGGTTACTGGGAATGTGATTTTGCTCAAGTTAATGCGCTATCTGTGACTGATGATGTAGTGGAATTTATGGCTACTCAGTTACAAAAATTGCCTCTTGATTCGCAAAGTATCCTGAAGTTAGCTGCTTGTATTGGTAACTCTTTTGATTTAACTACTTTGGCTGTTGTTTCACAACAGTCACCCCAGACAGTAGCAGATGCTTTGTGGCAGGTTTTACAGGAAGGATTGATTTTACCGCAAAGTCAAGTTTATAAGTTTTATCTCAGGGATGAGCAAGAAGTTCAAACTAACAATATCGAAAATGTAGCTTATCGCTTTCTGCACGATCGCGTCCAACAAGCGGCTTATTGTCTAATTCCCGAAGACCAAAAACAAGCTACTCATTTGGCAATTGGTCAATTATTGCACGCGAATACACCTAAAACTCAATTAGATTCATATATTTTTGACATTGTCAATCATCTGAATATCGGCATTGATGTCATAACTCAGCCTGAGAAAAAACTAGAGTTAGCTCAACTGAATTTACTGGCGGGGCGCAAAGCCAAAGCAGCCACTGCTTATAATGCTGCTGTGAAATATTGCACCCAAGGCATTGATCTACTGTCCGTCGATGCCTGGAGAGAACATTACCAATTAACCCTAAATCTGCATAATGAGCGTTTAGAAGCTGCTTGCTTAAATACAGACTTTGATCAGCTAGCCGCATGGGGTGAGGTGGTGTTGCAATCTGCTACTTCTTTGCTAGATAGCATCAAAGTCTATGAAGTCCGAATGATGGCATTCCGGTCGCAAGGTCAATTTGCCAAAGCCGTTGAAACTGGATTACAAGGATTGAAATTACTCGGTGTGGAATTTCCAGATCCGCCAACTACAACAGATATTAGCACAGCCGCCCAACAGACAAAACAATTATGGATGGGGCGTACACCCATCAGCTTGCTGGATTTACCTGTAATGAGCGATCCGCATCAGCTAGCTGCTATGCAAATTATGACTACACTGGTGTCCCCTGCGTACATTGCTAAACCCGCACTGTTACCTCTGCTCATATCTAAGCAAGTGGAGATGGCTATCCAGTTTGGCAATTCATCTATTGCCATTTTTTCCTATGCAGACTACGCAGTGATTCTTTGTGGTTTGATGGGAGATATTGATGCTGGATATGAGTTTGGAAAACTGGCATTAAAGTTACTAGAACAATACCAAACTAACGCCTTGAAAAGTAGGGCTTACTTTATTGTCAACAGCTTTATTCGACATTGGAAAGAACAATTAAATCACAGTATTCCCTGCTTGCTAGAAGGTTATCAAAGTGGTTTAGAAACCGGAGATTGGGAATGCGTGGCGTTGAACTTAGACGCATACAGTCAGTATAGCTATTGGAGTGGTCGAGAATTAAATGGTTTGGCTGAGGAAATGGAAAATTATCGGCAAGTCATCAGCCAGGTAAAACAAGAAGCAACGTTAAAATATTTAGAGTGTTACCAACAAGTGATTCTCAATTTATTAGGACAAGCTGAAGTTCCCTATTATTTACAGGGCAAAGTCTTCAATGTCGCCCAAATCTTACCCAGCTTGCAAGCTACCAGCAATCGCACAGGGTTATTCTACCTTCATCTCAATCAAGCTGTTTTGTGTTATTTGTTCGGAGAATATGCAACCGCCTCACAACAAGCAGCCTTAGCCGAACAGTATAGTAATGCTGTAATTGGCTATTTTGTCGTAGTTGTGCGAGTTTTTTATGATGCTTTAATTCATCTAGCAAACTACACCGATGCTAACCCCGAAGAACAATTAGCTATTTTAGAGCGAATTAATACCCATCAAGAAAAACTCCAAAATTGGGCTAATTACGCCCCATTCAATCATCAACATCGTTGGCAACTTGTAGCAGCAGAACGCTATCGAGTGCTGGGGAAATTTGCTGAGGCGATGGAATATTATGATTTAGCTATTGCCCAAGCTAAAACCCACGGTTATGTGCAAGATGAAGCACTGAGTAATGAACTGGCAGCTAAATTTTACCTGAGTTGGGGTAGACAGAAAGTTGCAGCAACTTATATGCAGGAGGCATACTACTGTTACGCTCGTTGGGGCGCAAAAGCTAAAACTGAAGATCTGGAAAATCGCTATCCCGATCTACTGCGGATTATTCTTCAGCAGAGAATACAACCATTGCAAATGCTGGAAACATTATCGAGCAGTTTTAGCCCTACAATCTCGGTGCATAGTTCCACTAATTTGAGTCGTTCTTCTAGCACTGACATCAGTAGCTTTGATTTTGCTGCGATCCTCAAAGCCTCTCAAGCGATTTCTGGCACGATTCAACTGGATGAACTACTGCATAAATTAACACAGATTATTCTGCAACATTCTGGGGGCGATCGCTGTGCCTTAATCCTACCTGATAGTCGAGGTCAATGGTTGGTCAGAGCCATTGCTACACCAGAAACCACAGAACTTTGTGCCGAACCTTTAGAGGGCAACCCCAACTTACCACTCAAGTTGATCCAGTACGTCAAAAACACTCAAGAAATGGTGATGATTGACGAACTCAAAACCAATTTACCTGTTATTGATGAGTATTTACGTCAAAGACAACCAAAAAGTTTGTTGTGCTTACCCATTCTCAATCAAGGACATATAATTGGGATTTTGTATTTAAAGAATCGCTCTACCAGTAGTGTATTTACCAGCGATCGCATCCTCATTCTCAATTTTCTTTGTACCCAGGCAGCTATTTCTCTAGAAAATGCCCGACTTTATCAAGATTCTCAAATTTATGCTCAACAGTTAGAACAAAAATCCCAAGAACTGCAACAAGCTCTCCAAGAACTGCAACAAGCCCAACTGCAAATGATCCAACATGAAAAAATGTCTGCATTGGGTAATTTGGTTGCAGGTGTGGCTCATGAAATGAACAATCCTCTCGGCTTTATCTCGGCTAGTCTGCAACAAGCTAAACCCACATTAGCTGATATCACCGAACACCTAAAACTATATCAAAAAGCTCTACCAAACCCTGATACCGAAATTCTCGATCGTGCTGAAGAAATCGACTTAGAATATAGCTTAGAAGACCTACCAAAAATGCTCGATGCAATGGTCATGGCTTCTGAGCGATTAAAAAATATCAGCACCAGCTTAAGAACTTTCTCCCGTGCCGATAAAGATTATAAAGTGCCATTTAACATCAATGAAGGTATTGATAGTACAATTTTAATTCTCAAACATCGCCTGAAAGCAAATGAGCATCGTCCAGAAATTTTAGTTGTAACTAAGTACGATAATTTTCAGCCGATCGAGTGCTTTCCCGGACAATTAAATCAGGTATTTATGAATATTCTCGCTAATGCTATTGATGCTTTAGATGAGTCAAGTATTGGCAAAAGCTTTGAGGAAATCAAACTCAAGCCTCACAAAATTATCGTCAAAACTGCCATTGAAGATCATACCTTAAAAATCTCAATTGCTGACAATGGCCCAGGAATTAGCGAAGAGGTTAAGGCACGCATATTTGACCATTTATTTACGACCAAAGCAGTAGGGAAAGGCACAGGATTAGGACTAGCGATCGCGCAGCAAATTGTAGAAGAAAAACACGGGGGGCAAATTTCGGTTCATTCTGTTTTAGGAGAAGGCACAGAATTTGTCATTTATCTTCCCATTACTGACAGTAAGAAGCAATTAATAATTCGTAATTCGTAA
- a CDS encoding peptidase S45, penicillin amidase: MLNMRMSPLGWQILKGKSLRFFALILSVILVVVLSYRSLAIAPRTTEILWDTYGIPHIYGKNAESAFQAFGWAQMQSHANLLLRLYGQARGKAAEYWGEDYLDSDKWVLTMGVPKRASSWYQAQSLEFRSYLNAFATGINIYAKAHPDLIDDEVEIVLPVKPEDVLAHLQRVLYFTFIVNPEQVADNTHNEPKAGSNAWAIAPKHSASGRAMLLANPHALWSDLFVWYEAQITASGMNAYGATLVGIPVLAIAFNDRLGWTHTVNTHDGWDLYELKLADGGYVFDGKVRPLTAENLLLKVKQKNGSLVEQPLLVKSSLHGAVVQEKDGFAVALRVVGLDRPGVLQQWWDMARSQNLNQFQQVLQRLQLPMFTVMYADREGHIMHLFNGLVPIRQQGDFEYWQGLIPGDTSKTLWTIMHPYKDLPRAIDPPSGWLQNANDPPWTTTFPTVIKADDYPAYMAPREEMSFRAQSSAKMLAEDSKISFQEMMQYKHSTKMEVAERILDDLIPAAQKYGDELTRRAADVLAAWNRNADADSRGAVLFSLWWQEMADKEIFSIPWSEKSPRTTPDGLKDPENAAKALQIAATKVEKAYGKLDIAWGEVFRVRSGNLDLPANGGHGNQGIFRVVHFAPTNNQRFQAVAGDSYVAAIEFSQPVKAMALLSYGNSTQPGSPHITDQLELFTRKQLRPVWRTRPEILAHLEERKTF; the protein is encoded by the coding sequence ATGTTAAATATGAGGATGTCACCTCTTGGCTGGCAAATACTCAAAGGAAAATCATTGAGATTTTTCGCTTTGATTCTCAGTGTTATTTTGGTTGTAGTTTTGAGTTATCGCAGTTTGGCGATCGCACCCAGAACTACTGAAATATTATGGGATACCTACGGCATACCGCATATCTACGGTAAAAATGCCGAAAGTGCTTTCCAGGCTTTTGGTTGGGCACAGATGCAAAGTCATGCTAACTTACTATTGCGTCTTTACGGTCAAGCAAGGGGAAAGGCAGCCGAATATTGGGGAGAAGATTATTTAGACTCCGATAAATGGGTACTGACTATGGGAGTACCCAAGCGTGCTAGTTCTTGGTATCAAGCACAAAGCCTAGAATTTCGGAGTTATCTAAATGCCTTTGCTACTGGGATAAATATTTATGCCAAAGCACATCCCGATTTAATTGATGATGAGGTAGAGATTGTATTACCTGTCAAACCAGAGGATGTATTAGCGCACTTGCAGCGAGTGCTGTATTTTACCTTTATTGTCAATCCAGAACAAGTAGCAGATAATACACATAACGAACCGAAAGCTGGTTCTAATGCTTGGGCGATCGCACCCAAACATTCTGCTAGCGGTCGGGCAATGTTGCTAGCAAACCCCCATGCGTTATGGTCGGATTTATTCGTCTGGTACGAAGCACAAATTACCGCATCGGGGATGAATGCTTATGGCGCAACCTTGGTAGGAATTCCTGTTTTAGCGATCGCCTTTAACGATCGTTTAGGTTGGACTCATACCGTCAATACCCATGATGGTTGGGACTTGTACGAATTGAAACTAGCTGATGGTGGTTATGTTTTCGATGGCAAAGTCCGTCCTTTGACCGCAGAAAACTTGTTATTAAAAGTCAAACAAAAAAACGGCTCGTTAGTTGAACAACCATTATTAGTCAAAAGTTCCCTCCACGGTGCAGTAGTGCAAGAAAAAGATGGGTTTGCTGTAGCGCTACGGGTTGTCGGTCTAGACCGTCCTGGCGTGTTGCAACAGTGGTGGGATATGGCGCGATCGCAAAACCTCAACCAATTTCAACAGGTATTGCAACGCTTGCAACTACCCATGTTTACCGTCATGTATGCAGACCGAGAAGGGCACATCATGCACCTATTCAACGGTCTGGTACCAATTCGCCAACAGGGAGACTTTGAATATTGGCAAGGCTTAATTCCGGGCGACACATCCAAAACTTTGTGGACAATAATGCATCCATATAAGGATTTACCGCGTGCGATCGACCCGCCTAGCGGTTGGTTGCAAAACGCCAACGATCCGCCTTGGACAACGACTTTTCCAACTGTCATCAAAGCTGATGATTACCCAGCTTATATGGCTCCCAGAGAAGAAATGTCCTTCCGGGCACAAAGTTCTGCCAAGATGCTGGCTGAAGATAGCAAAATTTCTTTTCAAGAAATGATGCAGTATAAGCATTCCACAAAAATGGAGGTTGCAGAACGCATTCTTGATGATTTAATTCCCGCAGCACAAAAATATGGCGATGAATTAACTCGTCGTGCGGCTGATGTTTTAGCTGCTTGGAATCGCAATGCTGATGCTGATAGTCGTGGCGCAGTCTTGTTTTCCTTATGGTGGCAAGAAATGGCTGACAAAGAAATATTTAGTATTCCTTGGAGTGAAAAATCTCCACGCACCACACCCGATGGTTTAAAAGACCCAGAAAATGCAGCCAAAGCCCTGCAAATAGCGGCGACCAAAGTTGAAAAAGCTTATGGCAAGCTAGATATTGCTTGGGGTGAAGTCTTTAGAGTGCGTAGCGGTAACTTAGATTTACCTGCTAATGGTGGTCATGGAAATCAAGGTATATTCCGCGTCGTCCATTTTGCACCGACTAACAATCAACGCTTTCAAGCCGTCGCTGGTGATAGTTATGTTGCAGC
- a CDS encoding iron(II) transporter, which translates to MECHKCKSQSQDCGGKSRGLAFFRKKQQSLDTEVSTSSAIALVGMPNVGKSVLFNALTGIYVTVSNYPGTTVEVSRGLTQIGKQAIAVIDTPGMYSLLPISEEEKVARDLLFVESVAAVIHVVDGKNLGRMLPLTFQLIEAGLSVILAVNMMDEAQRWGLDLQQNALEMELGIPVVCMAAALNQGIDELKHSIALLLPNQIATISA; encoded by the coding sequence ATGGAATGCCATAAATGTAAATCACAGAGTCAAGATTGTGGAGGTAAATCGCGCGGACTGGCATTTTTTCGCAAAAAGCAGCAATCTTTAGATACAGAAGTTTCCACAAGTTCAGCCATTGCTTTGGTAGGAATGCCCAATGTGGGTAAGAGTGTACTGTTTAATGCTCTGACTGGAATTTACGTCACTGTTTCTAATTACCCAGGTACAACTGTAGAGGTAAGCCGGGGATTGACACAGATAGGGAAACAAGCGATCGCGGTGATTGATACGCCAGGAATGTATTCACTGCTACCTATCAGCGAAGAAGAAAAGGTTGCCAGAGATTTATTGTTCGTTGAATCTGTAGCAGCTGTGATTCATGTAGTAGATGGCAAGAACTTAGGAAGAATGCTACCTCTCACCTTTCAACTAATCGAAGCTGGACTGTCGGTAATACTCGCCGTCAACATGATGGATGAAGCCCAGCGTTGGGGATTGGATCTGCAACAAAACGCGCTGGAGATGGAGTTGGGAATTCCTGTAGTTTGCATGGCGGCGGCTTTAAACCAAGGTATAGATGAATTGAAACACAGCATTGCTCTGTTGCTACCGAATCAAATTGCCACGATTTCAGCATAA
- a CDS encoding MotA/TolQ/ExbB proton channel — translation MGIKQLFIAGGVVMWPLLAFSVVALALIVERVRFWYRINTRQAKVVREILNLYRMDNVVGAIEKSRQNADLPIPRIFLAALELEEPTPEEFRLALESEAQAELPIIKRFNTIFDTIIGLSPLFGLLGTVLGLIVSFASLNLGDVGGTKTAGVTSGISEALVSTASGLIVAIFTLFFANSFRGLAQRQTGLIQEYGGQLELLYRRRYERGGEKLYASTR, via the coding sequence ATGGGGATAAAACAGTTATTTATCGCAGGTGGCGTGGTCATGTGGCCTCTGCTTGCCTTCTCTGTTGTGGCGCTAGCTTTGATTGTTGAGCGAGTGCGGTTTTGGTATCGAATCAATACCCGCCAAGCCAAGGTAGTGCGAGAAATTCTCAATCTCTACCGGATGGATAATGTAGTGGGAGCAATCGAAAAGTCTCGCCAGAATGCAGATTTACCGATTCCCCGAATTTTCCTGGCTGCGTTGGAATTAGAAGAACCGACTCCAGAAGAGTTTCGCTTGGCACTAGAAAGCGAAGCGCAAGCAGAATTACCGATTATCAAGCGTTTTAACACAATTTTTGACACGATCATTGGGCTTTCACCGCTATTTGGCTTGTTAGGTACGGTACTGGGTTTGATTGTGTCCTTCGCGTCCCTCAATCTTGGTGATGTTGGTGGGACAAAAACCGCAGGTGTAACATCGGGGATTAGTGAAGCACTAGTTTCTACAGCTTCCGGCTTAATTGTGGCAATTTTCACCTTGTTCTTTGCCAATTCTTTCCGCGGATTGGCTCAACGTCAAACTGGCTTGATTCAGGAATATGGCGGGCAATTAGAACTGTTGTATCGCCGTCGTTACGAACGAGGAGGAGAAAAACTTTATGCGTCTACAAGATGA